From Streptomyces sp. TLI_105, the proteins below share one genomic window:
- a CDS encoding TetR/AcrR family transcriptional regulator — translation MGVRRASGPTEEDAPVPKGVTRRRPRTRAALLKAALETFAEHGFHATTIEQICERAGYTRGAYYSNFASKEELFLALFDEHSERTVRRLAESIDALAPEEYTLPRLAELAARVEPDEREWYLVTTEFTLHAIRDPQAAWVLARHDERLRAEIARGLTLVLRRAGRELTVTADRFARLLIALREGGLAQSYVEPAELPPGTLERQFLVPLLEATTREIPAPSDRPGSQSKRSGSDAVI, via the coding sequence GTGGGCGTCCGCCGCGCGAGCGGCCCGACCGAGGAGGACGCACCCGTGCCGAAAGGTGTCACCAGGCGGCGGCCCCGCACCCGCGCGGCGCTCCTGAAGGCAGCACTGGAGACCTTCGCCGAGCACGGCTTCCACGCGACGACGATCGAGCAGATCTGCGAGCGCGCCGGTTACACGCGGGGCGCGTACTACTCGAACTTCGCGAGCAAGGAAGAGCTCTTCCTCGCCCTCTTCGACGAGCACAGCGAGCGGACCGTACGGCGCCTCGCCGAGTCCATCGACGCGCTGGCGCCCGAGGAGTACACCCTGCCCCGGCTCGCGGAGCTCGCCGCCCGCGTCGAACCGGACGAGCGGGAGTGGTACCTCGTCACCACCGAGTTCACCCTGCACGCCATCCGCGACCCGCAGGCCGCCTGGGTGCTCGCGCGCCACGACGAGCGGCTGCGGGCCGAGATCGCCCGCGGCCTCACCCTCGTGCTGCGCCGCGCCGGACGCGAACTGACCGTGACCGCCGACCGGTTCGCCCGCCTCCTCATCGCCCTGCGCGAGGGCGGTCTCGCGCAGAGCTACGTGGAGCCGGCCGAGCTGCCGCCCGGGACGCTGGAACGGCAGTTCCTCGTCCCGCTCCTGGAGGCGACGACGCGGGAGATTCCCGCTCCCTCCGACCGGCCCGGGAGTCAGTCGAAGAGGTCGGGGTCGGACGCGGTGATCTGA
- a CDS encoding class II aldolase/adducin family protein — protein MSTVPPAIAAAVGPLPEGAVVPLPPTFGSVEEERTYRKEQLAAGFRIFGRFGFSEGVAGHITVRDPGDPNAFWVNPFGMSFTQIKASDLILVDHEGNVLEGRRPVNRAAFVIHSRVHAARPDAVAAAHSHSLHGKAFSSLGIPLDPITQDACAFFEDHGIYDDYRGVVNETEEGERVAKALGDHKAVILKNHGLLTVGHSVAEAVWWFVTMERSCQAQLLAMAAGTPQLIDRETALLTRGQIGGHLAGWFQARPLWDQITASDPDLFD, from the coding sequence ATGAGCACCGTGCCGCCCGCGATCGCCGCCGCCGTCGGACCCCTGCCCGAGGGGGCCGTCGTCCCGCTGCCGCCCACCTTCGGGTCCGTCGAGGAGGAGCGCACGTACCGCAAGGAACAGCTCGCCGCCGGGTTCCGGATCTTCGGGAGGTTCGGCTTCTCCGAGGGCGTCGCCGGGCACATCACCGTCCGCGACCCCGGCGACCCGAACGCCTTCTGGGTCAACCCGTTCGGCATGAGCTTCACCCAGATCAAGGCCTCGGACCTGATCCTGGTCGACCACGAGGGGAACGTCCTCGAAGGGCGCAGGCCCGTGAACCGGGCCGCGTTCGTCATCCACTCCCGGGTCCACGCCGCCCGCCCCGACGCGGTCGCCGCCGCGCACTCGCACTCCCTGCACGGCAAGGCCTTCTCCAGCCTCGGCATCCCGCTCGACCCGATCACCCAGGACGCCTGCGCGTTCTTCGAGGACCACGGGATCTACGACGACTACCGGGGCGTCGTGAACGAGACCGAGGAGGGCGAGCGGGTCGCCAAGGCCCTCGGCGACCACAAGGCGGTCATCCTCAAGAACCACGGGCTGCTCACCGTCGGCCACTCCGTCGCCGAGGCCGTGTGGTGGTTCGTCACCATGGAGCGCTCCTGCCAGGCGCAGCTCCTCGCGATGGCGGCGGGCACCCCGCAGCTCATCGACCGCGAGACGGCCCTCCTCACCCGGGGGCAGATCGGCGGACACCTGGCCGGGTGGTTCCAGGCGCGCCCCCTGTGGGATCAGATCACCGCGTCCGACCCCGACCTCTTCGACTGA
- a CDS encoding DUF3626 domain-containing protein: MTPLHDHARRALAHVTDRSTGDPLDPDLRVTLNFHPHFLHRLADEGVYRSQFVTGTSNGGLTARPGGDRWRWESRIFGGAYDAAPAETRPVYGALDFRRRPFGAAPRFGSAHLRLTAAAVERASFCYPDSFLEPGDFGVASRMRLIALAEADEKDPLDDYIEAQVHGPVVIGRDVEALVLDPSHRGTEVEEAARRLPCRVEWHGGFRVSVDELRRYPDFRGPEYVELAARIAVDGRLDPRIVQEAAGSGRYDPQDVKKVWHCLARFGAPTSRARPRPGAARRNPDRTPTRWPVRPRS, translated from the coding sequence ATGACACCCCTTCACGACCATGCCCGGCGGGCCCTCGCGCATGTCACCGACCGCTCCACCGGCGATCCGCTCGACCCCGACCTTCGGGTCACCCTCAACTTCCATCCGCACTTCCTGCACCGGCTCGCGGACGAGGGGGTCTACCGCTCCCAGTTCGTCACCGGCACCAGCAACGGCGGCCTCACCGCCCGCCCCGGCGGGGACCGCTGGCGCTGGGAGAGCCGCATCTTCGGCGGGGCGTACGACGCGGCCCCGGCGGAGACGCGCCCGGTCTACGGCGCGCTCGACTTCCGCCGCCGCCCCTTCGGCGCCGCGCCCCGCTTCGGCTCCGCCCATCTGCGGCTCACGGCGGCCGCCGTGGAGCGCGCGAGCTTCTGCTACCCCGACAGCTTCCTGGAGCCCGGCGACTTCGGCGTCGCGTCCCGGATGCGGCTGATCGCCCTCGCCGAGGCCGACGAGAAGGATCCGCTCGACGACTACATAGAGGCGCAGGTCCACGGCCCGGTCGTGATCGGGCGGGACGTGGAGGCGCTGGTTCTGGACCCGAGCCACCGGGGTACGGAGGTGGAGGAGGCGGCACGGCGGCTGCCGTGTCGGGTGGAGTGGCACGGGGGTTTCCGCGTCTCCGTCGACGAGCTGCGGCGGTACCCCGACTTCCGGGGGCCCGAGTACGTGGAGCTGGCGGCCCGGATCGCCGTCGACGGCCGGCTCGACCCGCGGATCGTGCAGGAGGCGGCGGGATCGGGGCGGTACGACCCGCAGGACGTGAAGAAGGTCTGGCACTGCCTGGCCCGCTTCGGAGCCCCGACGAGCCGAGCGAGGCCCCGGCCCGGGGCCGCGCGCCGAAATCCCGACCGCACGCCGACACGGTGGCCGGTGCGGCCGCGGAGCTGA